A single genomic interval of Alteromonas sp. CI.11.F.A3 harbors:
- a CDS encoding RDD family protein, which translates to MIYDTLVAVAVGMCAAMVVIVTLIVLLSNGVLDLQGYEQPAELIQASTGYKLLIQVWVGLWVVGFFLWFWKRGGQTLGMRAWRLRIFSTVDAPMTWPRLIIRLVASLGGLGTLLVLFDFKHKQSLQDRLAQTQVLKLTKESNDHKSW; encoded by the coding sequence ATGATTTACGATACTCTGGTTGCTGTAGCAGTGGGGATGTGTGCAGCTATGGTGGTAATAGTGACGCTTATCGTTTTGCTTTCAAACGGTGTGTTAGATTTACAAGGTTATGAGCAACCTGCTGAATTAATTCAGGCATCGACGGGGTATAAATTACTTATCCAGGTATGGGTTGGTTTGTGGGTAGTTGGTTTCTTTTTATGGTTTTGGAAGCGAGGTGGGCAAACCTTGGGCATGCGTGCATGGCGACTGCGTATTTTCAGTACGGTAGATGCGCCCATGACATGGCCGCGTCTGATTATCCGCTTAGTGGCATCATTAGGGGGATTAGGCACTTTGTTAGTACTTTTTGATTTTAAGCACAAGCAGTCGTTGCAAGATAGATTGGCGCAAACCCAAGTACTTAAATTGACGAAAGAAAGTAACGACCATAAAAGCTGGTAA
- the lptG gene encoding LPS export ABC transporter permease LptG, producing the protein MFKILDLYIARTLLGTVTVTLSVLIGLSALIKFVEQLRKVGEGDYDMMVAFLYVVLSLPRDLEQFFPMATLLGGLIGMGVLASNSELVVMQAAGMSRWNIIVSTMKSATIMILLVMAVGEWVTPFSESKAKQIRTEAISGGSLFSSEQLVWAKDGEHFVSIGEVLSSDSLKDINIFDFNDDLSLESITYAKSGNFDGNEWRLNDVDVTRFSETAVTLDNEKSMQWNSTLTPDKLGIVAVKPEALSISGLLDYVGYLANNGQDPSRYELALWRKILQPVSVGVMLLMALSFIFGPLRSVTMGARVIMGVLTGFGFFILNEVFGPLSLVYQIPPFLGALLPSLLFAAIAAIMLRK; encoded by the coding sequence ATGTTTAAAATCCTCGATTTATATATTGCTCGCACGCTGTTAGGTACAGTAACGGTTACTTTATCGGTCCTTATTGGCTTAAGCGCTCTTATTAAATTTGTAGAGCAACTGCGTAAAGTAGGCGAAGGCGACTACGACATGATGGTGGCGTTCCTTTACGTGGTGCTTAGCTTACCAAGAGATTTAGAACAGTTTTTCCCTATGGCAACCCTGCTAGGTGGATTAATTGGTATGGGTGTACTTGCCAGCAACAGCGAGCTTGTTGTTATGCAAGCAGCGGGCATGAGTAGATGGAACATTATTGTCTCTACCATGAAGTCTGCCACTATTATGATTTTATTGGTGATGGCGGTGGGCGAATGGGTAACACCGTTCAGTGAATCTAAAGCAAAACAAATTCGCACCGAGGCCATTTCAGGCGGTAGCTTGTTCTCTTCAGAGCAACTGGTTTGGGCAAAAGATGGCGAGCATTTCGTGAGTATCGGTGAAGTGCTGAGCAGCGATTCACTTAAAGACATCAATATTTTTGACTTTAACGACGACCTTTCACTTGAAAGTATTACCTATGCTAAATCGGGTAATTTCGATGGCAATGAGTGGCGCTTAAACGATGTAGACGTTACCCGTTTTAGTGAAACTGCGGTAACGCTAGATAATGAAAAAAGCATGCAATGGAACTCGACGTTAACGCCAGATAAGTTGGGTATTGTGGCGGTAAAACCTGAAGCCCTATCTATTTCTGGTTTGCTAGATTACGTGGGCTATTTAGCCAATAACGGGCAAGATCCATCACGCTATGAGTTGGCACTGTGGCGTAAAATATTACAGCCTGTGTCAGTAGGGGTAATGCTGTTAATGGCCCTGTCGTTTATCTTTGGGCCATTACGAAGCGTTACCATGGGCGCCCGGGTGATCATGGGCGTACTAACGGGCTTTGGCTTCTTTATCTTAAATGAAGTGTTTGGCCCGCTTAGTTTGGTTTATCAAATTCCGCCGTTTTTAGGGGCTTTACTACCAAGCTTATTGTTTGCGGCCATTGCCGCTATTATGCTGCGGAAGTAG
- the lptF gene encoding LPS export ABC transporter permease LptF, translated as MLIFRYLLKETLKSQLAIFFILMAIFVTLRFVRVLGDASDGDIPAGLVLGFLGLYAPILASLVLPISAYLGIMLAHGRLYVDSEMTVMRACGISEWYITRVMLFLSVLIMIVTGAITLYFAPMAAENEYQLREKARNEAGLSAIIPGRFQQTGNAKAVIFVHDIDTDDQLRRVFLSQNKTENGENQVQVVYAQTGQVASTPDGTRNLVLKQGVQYEGQQSQKSYRKVEFDEYQIQIADKPAEEARRKVSVLPTTELWGDESIEARAELQWRIAIPLSLPFLILIAVPLSAVDPRQGRFGKMFPAILLYLGYFLLLLASRRVLEDGKIPPQLGLWWVHTIMLFIGVALIVRDRKTGTQFRAWILGKK; from the coding sequence ATGTTGATATTCCGCTATTTGCTTAAGGAAACCCTTAAGTCTCAGTTAGCCATATTCTTCATTCTAATGGCGATATTTGTCACCCTTAGATTTGTACGTGTGCTTGGTGATGCCTCAGACGGCGATATACCAGCAGGACTAGTACTTGGCTTTCTTGGGCTCTACGCCCCTATTCTCGCATCACTCGTGCTGCCTATCAGTGCTTATTTAGGCATTATGCTTGCCCATGGGCGGCTGTATGTAGACAGCGAAATGACCGTCATGCGTGCATGCGGTATCAGTGAGTGGTACATCACCCGGGTAATGTTGTTCTTATCTGTACTCATTATGATAGTAACGGGGGCCATTACCCTCTACTTTGCCCCTATGGCGGCTGAAAACGAATACCAACTTAGGGAAAAAGCCCGTAATGAGGCGGGTCTTTCTGCCATTATCCCTGGTCGCTTTCAACAAACCGGTAATGCAAAAGCGGTTATTTTTGTTCACGACATTGATACTGACGACCAATTACGCCGCGTGTTTTTATCGCAAAATAAAACTGAAAATGGTGAAAATCAGGTTCAAGTGGTTTACGCGCAAACCGGGCAAGTGGCTAGCACCCCAGACGGCACTCGAAACTTGGTGTTAAAACAAGGGGTGCAGTACGAAGGTCAGCAGTCGCAAAAAAGCTACCGAAAGGTAGAGTTTGATGAGTACCAAATTCAAATAGCAGATAAGCCCGCAGAGGAAGCAAGGCGCAAGGTAAGCGTATTGCCCACTACCGAATTATGGGGTGATGAGTCGATAGAAGCCCGTGCAGAGTTACAGTGGCGTATTGCCATTCCACTTTCACTGCCCTTCTTGATTCTAATCGCCGTGCCCTTGAGTGCTGTAGATCCTCGCCAAGGTCGATTTGGAAAAATGTTCCCCGCTATACTGCTCTATCTTGGCTACTTTTTGTTGTTACTCGCCAGCAGACGAGTACTAGAAGATGGCAAAATACCGCCTCAACTTGGACTGTGGTGGGTGCATACCATCATGCTATTTATTGGGGTTGCGCTAATTGTGCGAGACAGAAAAACAGGCACCCAATTTAGGGCCTGGATATTGGGGAAAAAATAG
- the pepA gene encoding leucyl aminopeptidase: MEFSVKSGSPEKQRSACIVVGVFEPRRLTAVAEQLDEISEGYISNLLRRGDLEGKAGQMLLLHHVPNVLSERVLLVGCGKERELDERQYKQIIAKTITTLNETGSMEAVCFLTELHVKGRDTYWKVRQAVEATEDSLYTFLQLKTKKGEPRRPLRKIVFNVPTRRELTVGERAVEHGLAISRGAKVTKDVANMPPNICNPAYLWEQAQSLASQYESISAEVVDETQMAELGMQAYLAVGRGSANESMMSIMHHRGGPADQAPIVLVGKGLTFDSGGISIKPGEAMDEMKYDMGGAAGVLGTMHTIAALNLPINIIGVLAGCENMPDGTAYRPGDILTTMSGQTVEVLNTDAEGRLVLCDALTYVERYEPELVIDVATLTGAVIIALGHHATGVMSTHNPLAHELLNASEQSSDRAWRLPVWDDYQEQLESPFADMTNLGGRPAGSITAACFLSRFTKKYNWAHLDIAGTAWRSGKNKGATGRPVPMLSQFLMNRAGTKLED, translated from the coding sequence GTGGAGTTTAGTGTAAAAAGTGGCAGTCCGGAAAAACAACGCAGTGCCTGTATTGTTGTCGGGGTCTTCGAGCCGCGCCGCCTTACCGCGGTGGCTGAACAACTAGACGAAATCAGTGAAGGCTACATTAGTAACTTATTACGCCGCGGTGACCTAGAAGGTAAAGCCGGGCAAATGCTATTGCTACACCATGTACCGAATGTACTGAGTGAGCGTGTATTGCTAGTAGGTTGCGGAAAAGAGCGCGAACTTGATGAGCGCCAATACAAGCAAATTATTGCCAAAACCATTACTACCTTAAACGAGACGGGTTCGATGGAAGCGGTGTGTTTCTTAACGGAATTACACGTAAAAGGTCGCGACACGTATTGGAAAGTGCGCCAGGCCGTAGAAGCTACCGAAGATTCTTTATATACCTTCTTGCAACTTAAAACCAAGAAAGGTGAGCCACGTCGTCCGTTACGTAAAATTGTATTTAACGTACCTACACGCCGCGAACTCACCGTGGGTGAGCGCGCGGTAGAACACGGGCTCGCTATTTCTCGCGGCGCGAAAGTTACCAAAGACGTGGCTAACATGCCGCCGAATATCTGTAACCCTGCTTATTTGTGGGAGCAAGCGCAGTCATTAGCTAGCCAGTACGAAAGCATAAGTGCTGAAGTTGTGGATGAAACCCAAATGGCTGAATTAGGCATGCAAGCTTATTTAGCTGTGGGCCGTGGTTCTGCAAACGAAAGCATGATGAGTATTATGCATCACCGTGGCGGTCCAGCCGATCAAGCGCCAATTGTGCTGGTGGGTAAAGGGCTTACCTTCGATTCAGGTGGTATTTCAATTAAACCTGGCGAAGCCATGGATGAAATGAAATACGACATGGGCGGAGCAGCTGGTGTACTTGGTACTATGCATACTATTGCCGCGTTAAACCTACCGATTAACATAATTGGTGTATTAGCCGGCTGTGAAAACATGCCAGATGGTACCGCATATCGTCCAGGCGATATCCTAACCACCATGTCAGGCCAAACTGTTGAAGTATTAAATACGGATGCAGAAGGGCGCTTAGTACTCTGTGATGCGTTAACTTACGTTGAACGCTACGAGCCAGAGTTAGTGATTGACGTGGCTACCCTAACCGGCGCCGTTATTATTGCGCTAGGCCACCATGCAACTGGCGTAATGAGCACGCACAACCCGCTTGCCCATGAATTGCTAAATGCCTCTGAGCAAAGCTCAGATCGCGCATGGCGTTTACCCGTGTGGGATGATTACCAAGAACAGCTTGAAAGCCCGTTTGCTGATATGACTAACTTAGGTGGTCGTCCGGCAGGCAGCATTACCGCGGCGTGTTTCTTGTCTCGTTTCACCAAGAAATATAACTGGGCACACTTAGATATTGCCGGTACTGCATGGCGCAGTGGCAAGAACAAAGGTGCAACAGGGCGACCTGTTCCTATGTTATCGCAGTTCTTAATGAACCGCGCTGGCACCAAGTTAGAGGACTAA
- a CDS encoding DNA polymerase III subunit chi yields MPQVVFYQLSASDTSVASRASELIADAFANKQKISVLCDTQKQAEEVDEFLWQLPANRFVPHNLYGEGPQSGTPVEICWQPEQVARRQMVVNVGSGMVPSPNQHRQIIDFVPVDDEAKQAARVRYKNYQQAGCNMQFKKTA; encoded by the coding sequence ATGCCTCAAGTCGTGTTTTATCAACTAAGTGCGAGCGACACCAGTGTGGCGTCTCGTGCGAGCGAACTTATTGCAGATGCTTTTGCGAACAAGCAAAAGATAAGCGTGTTATGCGATACGCAAAAGCAAGCCGAAGAAGTTGATGAATTTTTATGGCAACTGCCAGCCAATCGCTTTGTTCCCCACAACCTATATGGTGAAGGGCCACAAAGCGGCACGCCGGTGGAAATATGTTGGCAACCCGAGCAGGTTGCCCGCCGTCAAATGGTGGTTAACGTTGGTTCGGGTATGGTGCCTTCGCCAAATCAACATCGCCAAATTATCGATTTTGTTCCCGTAGATGACGAAGCCAAACAGGCTGCGCGGGTGCGATATAAGAACTACCAGCAAGCCGGATGTAATATGCAGTTTAAGAAAACTGCCTAG
- a CDS encoding valine--tRNA ligase, which produces MDKTFEPQCIEQQCYEKWENSGLFKASGSGDPYCILLPPPNVTGSLHMGHGFQQTIMDALTRYRRMKGDNTLWQVGTDHAGIATQMVVERQLNAEGKTRHDLGREDFIKKVWEWKEHSGGTITGQMRRLGTSPDWSREVFTMDNKLSDAVTETFVKLHEEGLIYRGKRLVNWDPVLHTAVSDLEVLNEEEDGHMWHMRYPLADGSGELVVATTRPETMLGDTAVAVHPDDERYQAYIGKDIKLPITGRLIPVIADDYVDQEFGTGCVKITPAHDFNDYDMGKRHSLPMINILTDDAKINDESPEAYRGLDRFDARKQIVADLDAQGALVKIEPHKLKVPRGDRTGAVIEPYLTDQWYVAVESLAKPAIEAVESGEIRFVPENWNKTYYQWMHNIQDWCISRQLWWGHRIPAWYDDNGKIYVGRTEAEVRAKNSLGDDISLRQDDDVLDTWFSSALWPFATMGWPEKTPELETFLPSSVLVTGFDIIFFWVARMIMMTKKFTGQIPFKDIYITGLIRDENGDKMSKSKGNVLDPIDLIDGIDLETLVKKRTSGMMQPKLAEKIEKRTRKQFPDGIHAYGTDALRFTFAAMASTSRDINFDMARVEGYRNFCNKIWNASRFVLMNTEEHDTGRDGGEMVLSIADRWIWAKFQQTLVEFEKALEDYRFDIAAHIVYEFTWNQFCDWYLELTKPVLSNEASSEAEKRGTRHTLINVLENLLRLLHPLMPFITDTIWQRVVPLSALQVEENASIMVQAFPVQDAAKQDEHVLADIEWVKKFIVGIRNIRGEMDISPNKPLNALLKNVSAEDSRRLEAAKAFLDKLSKLETVTILKDGEEAPASATALVGEMEILIPMAGLIDKDAELARITKAMDKVDKDVSRTRGKLGNEKFVSNAPDAVIEKERAKLEEGEKQLEKLKAQYETIAAL; this is translated from the coding sequence ATGGATAAAACCTTCGAACCACAGTGCATTGAGCAGCAATGCTATGAAAAATGGGAAAATTCGGGCCTTTTTAAAGCATCGGGCAGCGGCGATCCGTATTGTATTTTGCTTCCACCGCCTAATGTTACCGGTAGCCTTCATATGGGGCACGGTTTTCAACAAACCATTATGGATGCCTTAACCCGCTATCGCCGCATGAAGGGTGACAACACCCTATGGCAAGTGGGTACCGACCACGCGGGTATTGCTACCCAAATGGTGGTAGAACGCCAATTAAATGCAGAAGGTAAAACCCGTCATGACTTAGGTCGTGAAGACTTCATCAAAAAAGTCTGGGAATGGAAAGAACACAGTGGCGGCACTATCACGGGCCAAATGCGCCGTTTAGGTACATCACCTGATTGGTCTCGTGAAGTGTTTACCATGGACAACAAGTTGTCTGATGCGGTAACCGAAACTTTCGTAAAGCTTCACGAAGAAGGCCTAATTTATCGCGGTAAGCGTTTGGTAAACTGGGATCCAGTGCTGCACACCGCAGTATCAGATTTAGAAGTACTAAACGAAGAAGAAGATGGCCACATGTGGCACATGCGCTACCCGCTTGCTGATGGCAGCGGTGAGTTAGTAGTCGCCACAACACGCCCAGAAACCATGCTAGGTGATACTGCAGTAGCGGTGCACCCTGATGACGAACGCTACCAAGCTTACATTGGTAAAGACATTAAACTGCCTATTACTGGCCGTTTAATTCCTGTTATTGCCGATGACTATGTTGACCAAGAGTTCGGTACAGGCTGCGTTAAAATTACGCCAGCGCACGACTTTAATGATTACGACATGGGTAAGCGCCATAGCCTACCAATGATTAATATCTTAACTGACGATGCGAAAATTAACGATGAGTCGCCAGAGGCTTATCGCGGCCTAGACCGTTTCGATGCACGTAAGCAGATAGTGGCTGATTTAGACGCTCAAGGCGCATTAGTCAAGATTGAACCGCATAAGCTCAAGGTACCTCGTGGCGACAGAACCGGTGCGGTCATTGAACCTTACCTTACCGACCAATGGTATGTTGCGGTTGAGTCACTGGCTAAGCCTGCTATTGAAGCGGTTGAAAGCGGCGAGATTCGTTTTGTGCCAGAAAACTGGAACAAAACCTACTACCAGTGGATGCACAATATTCAAGATTGGTGTATTTCACGTCAGTTGTGGTGGGGGCACCGCATTCCTGCATGGTACGACGACAACGGAAAGATTTACGTGGGTCGTACTGAAGCAGAAGTTCGTGCTAAAAACAGCTTGGGCGACGACATTTCCCTTCGCCAAGATGATGATGTACTTGATACCTGGTTCTCATCTGCACTATGGCCGTTCGCGACCATGGGCTGGCCTGAGAAAACGCCTGAACTAGAAACCTTCTTGCCTTCATCGGTATTGGTAACCGGTTTCGATATCATTTTCTTCTGGGTTGCCAGAATGATCATGATGACGAAGAAGTTCACAGGTCAAATTCCGTTTAAAGATATTTATATCACCGGTCTTATCCGCGATGAGAATGGCGATAAGATGTCAAAATCGAAAGGGAATGTACTAGACCCTATCGACCTTATTGACGGAATCGATTTAGAAACACTAGTGAAAAAGCGTACGTCAGGCATGATGCAGCCAAAACTAGCTGAAAAGATTGAGAAGCGTACGCGTAAGCAGTTTCCCGATGGTATTCATGCTTACGGTACAGATGCACTTCGTTTTACTTTTGCTGCAATGGCGTCAACCAGCCGTGATATCAACTTTGATATGGCGCGGGTTGAAGGCTACCGTAACTTCTGTAACAAGATTTGGAATGCATCACGTTTTGTACTGATGAATACCGAAGAGCACGATACCGGCCGTGATGGCGGCGAAATGGTATTAAGTATTGCTGATCGCTGGATTTGGGCTAAATTCCAACAAACCCTTGTTGAGTTTGAAAAAGCGTTAGAAGACTACCGTTTCGACATTGCTGCGCATATTGTTTATGAGTTTACTTGGAACCAGTTCTGCGATTGGTACTTAGAACTGACTAAACCTGTGCTTAGCAACGAAGCCAGCAGTGAAGCTGAGAAGCGTGGTACACGTCATACGTTAATTAACGTACTAGAAAACTTGCTACGTTTGTTGCACCCATTAATGCCGTTTATTACCGATACTATTTGGCAGCGTGTTGTGCCATTAAGCGCGCTACAGGTTGAAGAGAATGCCAGCATTATGGTGCAAGCATTCCCAGTACAAGATGCTGCTAAGCAAGATGAACACGTGCTTGCCGATATTGAGTGGGTGAAGAAGTTCATCGTGGGTATTCGTAATATTCGCGGTGAAATGGATATTTCTCCAAATAAACCGCTTAATGCCTTACTTAAAAACGTAAGTGCGGAAGATAGCCGCCGTTTAGAGGCTGCTAAAGCCTTCTTAGACAAGTTATCTAAGCTTGAAACAGTAACTATCCTTAAAGACGGTGAAGAAGCGCCTGCGAGTGCGACAGCGCTAGTCGGTGAAATGGAAATACTTATTCCAATGGCGGGTCTTATCGACAAAGATGCCGAGCTTGCTCGTATCACTAAAGCCATGGATAAAGTGGATAAAGACGTTTCACGTACACGCGGCAAGCTGGGTAACGAGAAGTTTGTAAGCAACGCTCCAGACGCCGTAATTGAGAAAGAGCGCGCTAAGCTGGAAGAAGGCGAGAAGCAGCTCGAGAAGCTTAAAGCACAGTACGAGACGATTGCTGCGTTATAG
- a CDS encoding ATP-binding protein, whose product MLSSIRTQLILVLIALVALLLVQGYIARENQSVLSSGMAASSRAVVDVGIVKELERDVIDLQRNVLIYKENASQSAVTRFERLMLSINKRLDELADPVTQSGEIDDTYVLSRMHKHLSAYQENFRQVIDARSRKDDLIIDGSLSDLLAIKRLFDTANEDFALPQSTIDKLNFHIAKAENAILLYLMKPDMALITQFNEAITAVKAITINNQTLHSQVNELLEKAEADLFKLTQITQGNLFLVNVVMAGSANEFLYLSGELANQVTSKTESITHNTYLVAQETQRNGEIFSLVAILLAVIAAIFTAYRILGPIRTITHVFNRLSEGQNISSIPGNSRNDEIGNLARAAHVFSDKNKQTERLLSEARGLNGRLESLNSELTESKIKAERATASKSIFLANMSHEIRTPMNGIIGLIELAQQHPVPDIVSGYLDKAAYSSQILMSVINDILDFSKIEAGKLKIEEVSFSLHSLFDNLIAVIALKAKEKNLAVRFIVSPSIPPQVIGDPLRIAQIIMNIGSNAVKFTEQGQICIRFDGNINDKGNLLSLTMNIEDSGIGMSERQLARIFNPFTQADDATNRKYGGTGLGLTIVKQLTDLMGGSLSATSVEGKGSTFTISLPLRVFKNQPGIFDLTPQLPTSSVYLTSSPLLPDIYQSVIQISQANIMDIKAAQSLDSLPKHLIVDIPSFSVFKDNIRWLHELADKGTHVGLIMDTVGSALQDKYNSLWKGPLIMHPFTPAQFEHFMSMVVSNETRKTMTKNADIIEDISLEGHVLLVEDNNINQIVTGEMLKTLGITFDIAEDGNQAVRKIENAPHYDLVLMDVQMPVMDGYEATKALRKAGFTTLPIIGLSANAMKEDKQSAIDVGMNDYLTKPIKRKALVDMLKRYMNH is encoded by the coding sequence ATGCTGTCATCGATTCGAACGCAACTTATTCTCGTATTAATTGCTTTAGTCGCTCTGCTCTTAGTACAAGGGTATATTGCTAGAGAGAACCAATCTGTATTAAGCAGCGGCATGGCGGCATCGAGTCGTGCTGTGGTTGATGTAGGAATAGTAAAAGAACTCGAAAGAGATGTTATCGACTTACAGCGTAATGTACTTATCTACAAAGAAAATGCGAGCCAATCTGCGGTAACGCGTTTTGAAAGGTTGATGCTCTCTATCAATAAAAGGCTAGATGAGCTTGCCGATCCAGTTACCCAAAGCGGTGAGATTGACGATACCTATGTGCTGTCTCGTATGCATAAGCACCTTAGTGCCTACCAAGAAAATTTCCGCCAGGTTATTGATGCACGCTCTAGAAAAGACGACTTAATCATTGATGGGTCATTGTCAGATTTACTGGCGATTAAGCGGCTATTTGATACTGCCAATGAAGACTTCGCGCTTCCTCAAAGTACCATTGATAAACTTAACTTCCACATTGCTAAAGCGGAAAATGCAATCCTTCTCTATTTGATGAAGCCTGATATGGCGTTAATCACTCAATTCAATGAAGCAATTACTGCAGTTAAAGCGATTACCATAAACAATCAAACACTTCATAGCCAAGTGAATGAGTTACTTGAAAAGGCCGAAGCTGACCTATTTAAGCTAACACAAATAACCCAAGGGAATTTGTTTTTGGTTAATGTGGTTATGGCCGGTTCGGCGAATGAATTTTTATATTTAAGCGGCGAACTTGCCAATCAAGTAACATCGAAAACCGAATCTATTACTCACAACACCTATTTGGTAGCGCAAGAAACACAACGTAATGGTGAGATATTTTCACTGGTCGCCATTCTACTTGCGGTCATCGCCGCTATATTTACTGCCTATCGTATTTTAGGCCCTATTCGTACCATAACCCACGTATTCAATCGGCTATCTGAAGGCCAAAACATTTCGAGTATTCCAGGCAACAGCCGCAACGATGAAATTGGAAACCTTGCTCGAGCCGCCCATGTATTTAGTGATAAAAACAAGCAAACAGAAAGGTTACTATCGGAAGCCCGTGGACTGAATGGCAGATTGGAATCCTTAAACTCAGAACTGACTGAAAGTAAAATTAAAGCTGAGCGAGCGACGGCCTCGAAGAGTATTTTCTTGGCCAATATGAGCCATGAAATTCGTACGCCCATGAATGGTATTATTGGCTTAATAGAACTTGCACAGCAACACCCAGTGCCTGATATTGTAAGTGGCTATCTTGATAAAGCCGCCTATTCAAGCCAAATTTTAATGAGCGTTATCAATGATATTTTAGATTTCTCCAAAATTGAAGCCGGTAAACTTAAAATTGAAGAAGTCAGTTTTTCCCTTCATTCTTTGTTCGATAATCTCATTGCTGTAATTGCCCTTAAAGCCAAAGAAAAGAACTTAGCCGTTCGTTTTATTGTGTCACCATCCATACCACCCCAGGTTATTGGCGATCCGCTACGTATTGCGCAAATCATCATGAATATTGGAAGCAATGCGGTGAAATTCACCGAGCAAGGGCAAATTTGCATTCGATTTGATGGCAATATTAACGATAAAGGTAATTTGCTGTCCCTAACAATGAACATTGAAGATTCGGGTATTGGAATGAGTGAGCGGCAACTTGCTCGTATTTTTAACCCCTTTACTCAGGCAGATGACGCGACCAACCGCAAGTATGGTGGAACAGGTTTGGGTTTAACCATTGTAAAACAACTCACCGACTTGATGGGGGGCTCACTATCAGCCACTTCAGTAGAAGGTAAAGGCAGTACCTTTACAATATCCTTGCCCCTTCGTGTATTTAAGAACCAGCCTGGTATTTTTGACCTTACGCCTCAGTTGCCCACATCCAGTGTGTACTTGACCTCTTCACCTCTTCTACCAGATATCTATCAGTCGGTAATACAGATAAGCCAAGCCAATATCATGGACATCAAAGCCGCTCAGTCCCTCGACTCTCTGCCTAAACACCTTATTGTTGATATTCCAAGCTTTAGCGTGTTTAAAGACAATATCCGCTGGTTACATGAGCTCGCGGACAAAGGCACCCATGTTGGCTTGATCATGGATACCGTGGGGAGTGCGCTGCAAGATAAGTACAACAGCCTGTGGAAAGGCCCGCTTATTATGCACCCTTTCACGCCTGCACAATTTGAACATTTCATGTCTATGGTAGTCAGTAATGAAACACGAAAAACCATGACTAAAAATGCAGATATCATTGAAGATATTAGCTTAGAAGGACATGTATTGTTGGTTGAAGATAACAATATAAATCAGATTGTTACCGGTGAAATGCTGAAAACCTTAGGGATTACGTTTGATATAGCAGAAGATGGCAATCAAGCGGTGCGCAAAATAGAAAACGCACCTCATTATGATTTGGTGTTAATGGATGTACAAATGCCCGTAATGGATGGTTATGAGGCAACAAAAGCCCTAAGAAAAGCGGGCTTTACTACCCTTCCCATTATCGGGCTCTCGGCTAATGCTATGAAAGAAGACAAACAAAGCGCTATCGATGTAGGCATGAACGACTATCTTACTAAGCCAATTAAACGCAAAGCCTTGGTAGATATGTTAAAGCGGTACATGAATCACTAA